The following proteins are encoded in a genomic region of Phycisphaera sp.:
- a CDS encoding type II secretion system F family protein, with the protein MKWRFKGYDTAGGAKNGVLEAATEEAARDTLRQGGVIVLDIAEDTGSTRPKRIKGPKGKLGDISQFMRHMSVLIASGTPLSEGVEAMEAQTRDEKFQKVLNRLRGEIESGIPLSEAMAAHPGYFDDVCRAMVAAGESSGKLGDMLERIASLMRQKLAMRRAIVGAMIYPAILISIGFIVVLVMLVMVFPRFEEMFETLDTPIPPSTQMFLWLSTMLRQWWWALLAGVVPAAFIVRFALHQPAAVRAMERGLLRAPKVGEIAQSITSARLARMVSLLLESHLPLLDVLSLCAGSMRSPEYATLLTQAHDAVEIGQPMSTVFEDADLLHGLVREGVRTGERTGRIGMMLGNVADFLEEENEATLKALSAIIEPLLLVTLGIVVGGIATSMFLPLFDLTASAGGQ; encoded by the coding sequence ATGAAGTGGCGATTCAAGGGCTATGACACCGCGGGCGGAGCCAAGAACGGCGTGCTCGAAGCGGCCACCGAGGAGGCGGCCCGCGACACGCTGCGCCAGGGCGGCGTGATCGTGCTCGACATTGCCGAGGACACCGGAAGCACACGACCAAAGCGCATCAAGGGACCCAAGGGCAAGCTGGGCGACATCTCGCAGTTCATGCGGCACATGTCGGTGCTCATCGCGTCGGGCACGCCGCTATCCGAGGGCGTCGAAGCCATGGAGGCCCAGACACGCGACGAGAAGTTCCAGAAGGTGCTCAACCGTTTGCGAGGTGAGATCGAATCGGGCATCCCGCTCTCCGAGGCCATGGCCGCCCATCCGGGCTACTTCGATGATGTCTGCCGGGCGATGGTGGCCGCGGGCGAGAGCAGCGGCAAATTGGGGGACATGCTCGAACGCATCGCCTCGCTCATGCGCCAGAAGCTGGCGATGCGCCGGGCGATCGTTGGCGCGATGATCTACCCCGCCATCCTCATCAGCATTGGCTTCATCGTGGTGCTTGTGATGCTCGTCATGGTCTTCCCCCGTTTCGAGGAGATGTTCGAGACTCTCGACACGCCCATCCCGCCCAGCACGCAGATGTTCTTGTGGCTCAGCACGATGTTGCGGCAGTGGTGGTGGGCGTTGCTGGCGGGGGTCGTGCCCGCGGCGTTCATCGTGCGGTTCGCACTGCATCAGCCGGCGGCGGTGAGGGCGATGGAACGCGGCCTGCTCCGCGCGCCGAAGGTGGGCGAGATTGCACAGTCGATCACCAGCGCAAGGCTCGCCCGCATGGTGTCGCTGCTGCTCGAGAGCCACCTGCCGCTGCTCGATGTGCTCTCGCTCTGCGCAGGTTCGATGCGCAGCCCCGAGTACGCGACGCTGCTGACACAGGCCCACGACGCTGTCGAGATCGGCCAGCCCATGAGCACGGTGTTCGAGGACGCCGACCTGCTCCACGGGCTCGTCCGCGAGGGTGTGCGCACGGGTGAGCGGACCGGGCGCATCGGCATGATGCTGGGCAACGTGGCCGACTTCCTGGAGGAAGAGAACGAGGCAACCCTCAAGGCCCTGAGCGCCATCATCGAGCCGCTGCTACTCGTAACGCTCGGCATCGTCGTGGGCGGCATCGCCACAAGCATGTTCTTGCCGCTCTTCGACCTCACGGCTTCGGCTGGCGGGCAATAA
- the tadA gene encoding Flp pilus assembly complex ATPase component TadA: MSDGKADNPETPPVPPPVTRIGDVLLQSGAITEEQLGVALDRQQAEGTLLGEILVEEGIISPATLVHTLGQHLGLRSCVLRHGLVDPELLKLISADVAHELGVMPMFKIRDEMTVAMAEPQSLPTIDRLTAMTDCRIRPVLALRGNIDEFIDKYAQNQADLTAFLSQLRESDVEVFDSEKVDEEEGESDLAKIIAGSPIVNLVNMAVLTAIRDRASDIHIEPSHKGTRIRYRIDGTLRDLMRPPQGMHSAIASRVKILAKLDIAEKRMPQEGRIRIMAEGREVSLRVSSIPTLLGEKLVVRILDRDNLNSSLADLGIRPELMLTITNMLRKPYGLSLVTGPTGSGKSTTLYSALELLSSPERNIVTVEDPVEYQIDLINQIQVQDSLGLSFARALRSILRQDPDVIMVGEIRDQDTARVATQAAITGHVVLATLHTNDAPGAVERLLDMGIEPYLLSGAINGVIAQRLARTICQHCATRYYPDDNLLAEAGILDEQRAPFRRGLGCQHCHDTGFQGRLGIYEVMEVTPAIRRLVHAGASSMELRETFHKGGGLSLREEAVLVAKRGSTSLEEALRVTRSDDDLDQAEPKEAAA; this comes from the coding sequence GTGAGCGATGGCAAGGCCGACAACCCCGAGACCCCGCCGGTGCCACCACCCGTGACACGAATCGGTGACGTGCTGCTGCAGAGCGGTGCGATCACCGAGGAGCAGCTCGGTGTCGCGCTCGACCGCCAGCAGGCCGAGGGCACGCTGCTGGGCGAGATCCTCGTCGAAGAGGGCATCATCTCGCCGGCCACGCTGGTCCACACGCTGGGCCAGCACCTGGGCCTCCGCTCGTGCGTGCTGCGGCACGGGCTTGTCGACCCCGAGCTCCTCAAGCTGATCTCCGCCGACGTCGCGCACGAGCTGGGCGTGATGCCCATGTTCAAGATCCGCGACGAGATGACCGTCGCGATGGCCGAGCCCCAGTCGTTGCCCACGATCGACCGGCTGACCGCGATGACCGACTGCCGCATCCGGCCCGTGCTGGCGTTGCGTGGGAACATCGACGAATTCATCGACAAGTACGCCCAGAACCAGGCCGACCTGACGGCCTTCCTCTCGCAGCTCCGCGAGTCGGACGTCGAGGTCTTCGACAGCGAGAAGGTGGACGAGGAGGAAGGCGAGAGCGATCTCGCCAAGATCATCGCGGGCAGCCCGATCGTGAACCTGGTCAACATGGCGGTGCTCACCGCCATCCGAGATCGGGCCAGCGACATCCACATCGAGCCGAGCCACAAGGGCACGCGCATCCGCTATCGCATCGACGGCACCCTCCGAGACCTCATGCGCCCGCCCCAGGGCATGCACTCAGCCATCGCGTCTCGCGTGAAGATCCTGGCTAAGCTGGACATCGCCGAGAAGCGCATGCCCCAGGAGGGCCGCATCCGCATCATGGCCGAGGGGCGCGAGGTGTCGCTTCGCGTGTCCAGCATCCCCACGCTGTTGGGCGAGAAGCTGGTGGTCCGCATCCTCGATCGCGACAACCTGAACTCGAGCCTGGCCGATTTGGGCATCCGCCCGGAGCTGATGCTGACCATCACCAACATGCTGCGCAAGCCGTACGGCCTGTCGCTGGTCACCGGCCCCACGGGCAGCGGCAAGTCGACCACGCTGTACTCGGCACTCGAACTGCTCAGCAGCCCCGAGCGCAACATCGTGACCGTCGAAGACCCCGTCGAGTACCAGATCGATCTGATCAACCAGATCCAGGTGCAAGACTCTCTAGGCTTGAGCTTCGCCCGAGCGCTGCGCAGCATCTTGCGGCAAGACCCCGACGTGATCATGGTCGGCGAGATCCGCGACCAGGACACCGCGCGCGTCGCGACCCAGGCGGCCATCACCGGGCATGTGGTTTTGGCCACCCTGCACACCAACGACGCGCCGGGTGCCGTGGAGCGCTTGCTCGACATGGGCATCGAGCCCTACCTGCTCAGTGGTGCCATCAACGGCGTGATCGCCCAGCGCCTGGCGCGCACCATCTGCCAGCACTGCGCCACGCGGTACTACCCCGATGACAACCTGCTGGCCGAGGCGGGCATCCTCGACGAGCAACGCGCACCGTTCCGGCGCGGCCTTGGCTGCCAGCACTGCCACGACACCGGATTCCAGGGGCGCCTGGGCATCTACGAGGTAATGGAGGTCACCCCCGCTATCAGGCGGCTGGTCCACGCGGGCGCGTCGTCGATGGAACTACGCGAGACGTTCCACAAGGGCGGTGGACTCTCGCTGCGCGAGGAAGCGGTGCTGGTGGCCAAGCGGGGCTCGACCAGCCTGGAAGAAGCCCTGCGCGTGACGCGCAGCGATGACGACCTCGATCAGGCCGAGCCCAAGGAGGCCGCGGCATGA
- a CDS encoding STAS domain-containing protein, with product MRIDEQVRGAVTFLRPDGAIAQQDSAVFRTKVVEAARRSMGRCVVDATAVPFMDSKALEALLDATEELSSAGRVLKLCGLSETVRECLELTGLAGRFDIYADGVSAARSFL from the coding sequence ATGCGCATCGACGAGCAAGTGCGTGGCGCCGTGACGTTCCTCCGGCCCGACGGCGCGATCGCACAGCAGGACTCGGCCGTGTTTCGCACGAAGGTCGTCGAGGCCGCGCGTCGGTCGATGGGCCGCTGTGTTGTCGACGCGACGGCCGTTCCCTTTATGGATAGCAAGGCGCTCGAAGCGTTGCTGGACGCCACCGAAGAACTCAGCTCGGCCGGTCGCGTGCTCAAGCTCTGCGGCCTGAGCGAGACGGTGCGTGAGTGCCTGGAGCTGACGGGCCTGGCCGGACGCTTTGACATCTATGCCGACGGCGTGTCGGCCGCCAGGAGCTTCTTGTGA
- a CDS encoding cell wall metabolism sensor histidine kinase WalK: MGWKLLQPRERTILGFGLATVGIVSGVIGAFIWLFLDALGLPLPPETWIALGAVPAGAGLCLVLALRWVRKRMLSMAALREAVIASENTNAMVQELVLADQFGREAKAWNALLDRLTSGSKDATDPASVGTGASAADARLALSVCSALWQGLLVVGPKLDIRYANPAAAMLLGLDGAALVGKTVTELLDMAPLLDDTTGQTPSLRRGTLEVDREIGEATAHLRLSVRSGREGDGSVVVIEDVTQLRAAEDARANFIAHATHELRTPLTNMRLYAETALGDDCDEAMLGTCLNVINQEVRRLERVVSDMLSVSEMEAGALSIQEGEARLDQLFEELKQEFESQAKAKGVTLKFTLPGKLPVIKGDRDKLLQAYHNVLGNAIKYTPEGGQVTLSADQSDEGLTVSVRDTGVGISEADRQRIFERFYRTDDVRASGTQGTGLGLTLAKEIMLCHEGVIDVDSQPGKGSVFTLSLPSGRLVA; this comes from the coding sequence ATGGGCTGGAAGCTACTACAGCCCCGAGAACGCACGATCCTGGGCTTCGGCCTGGCCACCGTGGGCATCGTCTCGGGTGTTATCGGAGCTTTTATCTGGCTCTTCCTCGATGCGTTGGGTCTGCCGCTTCCCCCCGAAACGTGGATCGCGCTGGGTGCCGTCCCGGCAGGTGCCGGCCTTTGCTTGGTACTCGCTCTCCGCTGGGTGCGCAAACGCATGCTCTCGATGGCCGCACTCCGTGAGGCCGTCATCGCGTCCGAGAACACCAATGCCATGGTCCAAGAACTCGTGCTGGCCGACCAGTTCGGGCGAGAGGCCAAGGCCTGGAATGCCTTGCTCGACCGGTTGACGAGCGGATCCAAGGACGCGACCGACCCCGCGAGCGTGGGCACCGGGGCATCCGCGGCCGATGCCCGGCTGGCCCTCTCAGTGTGCTCCGCGCTGTGGCAGGGCCTCTTGGTGGTCGGGCCCAAGCTCGACATCCGCTACGCCAACCCGGCAGCGGCCATGCTGCTTGGTCTGGACGGGGCCGCCCTGGTCGGCAAGACCGTCACCGAATTGCTTGACATGGCCCCCCTGCTCGACGACACGACCGGCCAGACTCCCAGCCTGCGCCGCGGCACGCTCGAGGTCGACCGCGAGATCGGCGAGGCCACAGCGCACCTCCGCCTGTCCGTTCGAAGCGGGCGCGAGGGAGACGGCAGCGTCGTGGTCATCGAGGACGTCACCCAACTGCGCGCGGCCGAAGATGCGCGTGCGAACTTCATCGCCCACGCCACGCATGAGCTACGCACGCCGTTGACGAACATGCGTCTGTACGCCGAGACCGCACTGGGTGACGATTGCGACGAGGCCATGCTCGGCACCTGCCTGAATGTCATCAACCAGGAAGTCCGCCGCCTCGAGCGCGTGGTCTCGGACATGCTCAGCGTGAGCGAGATGGAAGCTGGCGCGCTGTCGATCCAGGAGGGTGAGGCCCGGCTCGACCAGCTCTTCGAGGAGTTGAAGCAGGAGTTCGAATCCCAGGCCAAGGCCAAGGGCGTCACGCTTAAGTTCACGCTGCCTGGCAAGCTGCCGGTGATCAAGGGCGACCGCGACAAGCTGCTCCAGGCCTACCACAACGTGCTGGGCAACGCCATCAAGTACACACCCGAGGGTGGCCAGGTCACCCTCAGCGCCGACCAGAGCGACGAGGGCCTGACCGTGAGCGTGCGCGACACGGGCGTGGGCATCTCCGAGGCCGACCGCCAGCGTATCTTCGAGCGCTTCTACCGCACCGACGATGTGCGGGCGTCGGGCACGCAAGGGACCGGGCTGGGCCTCACGCTGGCCAAAGAGATCATGTTGTGCCACGAGGGCGTCATCGACGTCGACTCCCAGCCGGGCAAGGGCAGCGTTTTCACGCTGTCGCTGCCCAGCGGACGCCTGGTGGCCTGA
- a CDS encoding NADH-quinone oxidoreductase subunit A, translating into MNLVLTRILGPNRAGETKALTYESGMEPMGTARKRFNIRFYLIAMVFLVFDVEVVFLYPWATTFANLEMDSTDRLLWLGRIFFFLFTTVVAFLYGLRKGVFRFD; encoded by the coding sequence ATGAACCTGGTGCTCACTCGTATTCTCGGACCCAACCGAGCCGGCGAGACCAAGGCCCTCACCTACGAGAGCGGCATGGAGCCGATGGGCACGGCCCGCAAACGCTTCAACATCCGCTTCTACCTGATCGCCATGGTGTTCCTGGTGTTCGACGTCGAGGTGGTCTTCCTCTACCCCTGGGCCACCACCTTCGCCAACCTCGAAATGGACTCGACCGACCGCCTTCTCTGGCTCGGTCGCATCTTCTTCTTCCTCTTCACCACGGTCGTGGCCTTCCTCTATGGGCTGCGCAAGGGTGTCTTCCGGTTCGACTGA
- the groL gene encoding chaperonin GroEL (60 kDa chaperone family; promotes refolding of misfolded polypeptides especially under stressful conditions; forms two stacked rings of heptamers to form a barrel-shaped 14mer; ends can be capped by GroES; misfolded proteins enter the barrel where they are refolded when GroES binds), whose product MAVKELTFDTDARQALLAGVEKLARAVKSTLGPKGRNAVLDKSWGGPTVTKDGVSVAEEIELRDPAEDMGARLVKEAASKTSDDAGDGTTTATVLAEAIFRQGLRYVAAGVDANALVRGMRLAVEAATGAIDDLATPIKGKADIQNVATISANNDREIGKIMADAFEKVGKDGVITVEEGRGLETEVTVVEGMQFDRGYLSPNFVTDADAMRVEFDKALVLIHEDKIDNVQTLVPVLEKVMAAKKPLLIIAEDITGEALSTLVINKLRGTLQVAAVKAPGYGDRRKAMLGDIAVLTGATAVMKDLGMDLEKVTLGDLGMAKKVEIDADNTTIIEGAGKTSDIQARVTQIRREVDDASSDYDREKLQERLAKLVGGVAQIKVGAASEAEMKERKARVEDALHATRAAVAEGIVPGGGTSFIHAIAAIEKLKEWKAVFGKARDVSADEIGHAKYDVASGMHMVRDALTVPARTIADNAGVKGSVVVAKIQEKIESDPKTNFGYNALTDTYEDLVKAGVMTPAKVDRSALQNAASVAGVLLAADCLITDKPGGDDSAGGAPDMDAMGGMGGMGGMPGMGGMGGMPGMGGMGF is encoded by the coding sequence ATGGCCGTCAAAGAGCTGACCTTCGATACCGACGCACGCCAGGCCCTGCTTGCCGGCGTTGAAAAGCTTGCCCGCGCGGTCAAGAGCACCCTGGGCCCCAAGGGCCGAAACGCGGTGCTCGACAAGTCCTGGGGCGGGCCGACCGTGACCAAGGACGGTGTGTCCGTGGCCGAGGAGATCGAGCTGCGCGATCCTGCCGAGGACATGGGCGCCCGCCTGGTGAAGGAGGCCGCCAGCAAGACCAGCGACGACGCGGGCGATGGCACGACCACCGCCACCGTGCTGGCCGAGGCGATCTTCCGCCAGGGGCTGCGGTACGTGGCCGCGGGCGTCGATGCCAACGCCCTTGTGCGCGGCATGCGTCTGGCGGTTGAGGCGGCCACCGGCGCGATCGATGATCTGGCCACCCCGATCAAGGGCAAGGCCGACATCCAGAACGTCGCCACCATCAGCGCCAACAACGACCGCGAGATCGGCAAGATCATGGCCGACGCCTTCGAGAAGGTCGGTAAGGACGGCGTGATCACCGTCGAAGAAGGCCGCGGCCTGGAGACCGAGGTGACCGTGGTCGAGGGCATGCAGTTCGACCGCGGCTACCTCTCACCCAACTTCGTGACCGACGCCGACGCGATGCGGGTCGAGTTCGACAAGGCGCTCGTGCTGATCCACGAGGACAAGATCGACAACGTGCAGACGCTGGTTCCCGTGCTCGAGAAGGTGATGGCCGCCAAGAAGCCGCTGCTGATCATCGCCGAGGATATCACGGGTGAGGCGCTGTCGACCCTGGTGATCAACAAGCTGCGCGGCACTTTGCAGGTCGCCGCCGTCAAGGCACCGGGGTATGGCGACCGGCGCAAGGCCATGCTGGGCGACATCGCCGTGCTGACCGGCGCGACCGCCGTGATGAAGGACCTGGGCATGGACCTGGAGAAGGTGACCCTGGGCGACCTGGGTATGGCCAAGAAGGTCGAGATCGACGCCGACAACACCACGATCATCGAGGGTGCGGGCAAGACCAGCGATATCCAGGCGCGTGTGACCCAGATCCGCCGCGAGGTGGACGACGCCAGCAGCGATTACGACCGCGAGAAGCTGCAGGAGCGGCTGGCCAAGCTGGTGGGCGGCGTAGCGCAGATCAAGGTTGGTGCCGCGAGCGAGGCCGAGATGAAGGAGCGCAAGGCCCGCGTCGAGGACGCGCTGCACGCGACCCGGGCGGCCGTGGCCGAGGGCATCGTGCCCGGCGGCGGCACAAGCTTCATCCACGCCATCGCCGCCATCGAGAAGCTCAAGGAGTGGAAGGCCGTGTTTGGCAAGGCCCGCGACGTGTCGGCCGACGAGATCGGCCACGCGAAGTACGACGTGGCGTCGGGCATGCACATGGTGCGCGACGCGCTGACCGTGCCGGCCCGCACCATCGCCGACAACGCGGGCGTAAAGGGCTCGGTCGTGGTCGCCAAGATCCAGGAGAAGATCGAGAGCGACCCCAAGACCAACTTTGGGTACAACGCCCTGACCGACACCTACGAGGACCTGGTGAAGGCCGGCGTGATGACGCCCGCGAAGGTCGACCGCTCGGCGTTGCAGAACGCCGCGAGCGTGGCCGGCGTGCTGCTGGCGGCCGACTGCCTGATCACCGACAAGCCCGGCGGCGACGACAGCGCGGGCGGTGCCCCCGACATGGACGCGATGGGCGGCATGGGTGGTATGGGCGGCATGCCGGGCATGGGTGGCATGGGCGGTATGCCTGGCATGGGTGGGATGGGGTTCTAA
- a CDS encoding co-chaperone GroES: MNVKPLDDRIVVRPSAQETKTESGIFLPETSKERPMTGKVIAIGPGKRLDNGEHAKPTVKKGDTVVFGKYAGTEVEVKGDEHLILRESELLGILDG; this comes from the coding sequence ATGAACGTCAAACCCCTCGATGACAGAATCGTCGTTCGCCCCTCGGCGCAAGAGACCAAGACCGAGTCTGGCATCTTCTTGCCCGAGACGAGCAAGGAGCGCCCCATGACCGGCAAGGTCATCGCTATTGGCCCGGGCAAGCGCCTGGACAACGGCGAGCATGCCAAGCCGACCGTGAAGAAGGGCGACACCGTGGTGTTCGGCAAGTACGCCGGCACCGAGGTGGAGGTGAAGGGCGACGAGCACCTGATCCTGCGCGAGAGCGAGCTGCTGGGCATTTTGGATGGCTGA
- a CDS encoding four helix bundle protein, producing the protein MAGEIRSYRDLRVWQASVEISLAVYGLTKIFPADERFGLTRQLRRAAVSIPSNIAEGYGRGTRSDYLRFLRVARGSLYEVETQLLIAARLGFLNEDGRAEVEQQLKECGRMLAALIKSVDTKSPA; encoded by the coding sequence ATGGCAGGAGAGATCCGGTCGTATCGAGACTTGCGTGTCTGGCAGGCGTCCGTTGAGATCTCGCTCGCGGTGTATGGGCTGACCAAGATTTTTCCGGCCGACGAGCGTTTTGGATTGACCCGTCAGCTTCGCAGGGCTGCGGTTTCGATTCCCTCCAACATCGCCGAGGGCTATGGACGAGGGACACGAAGCGATTATCTGAGGTTCTTGCGAGTGGCTCGTGGATCGTTGTACGAAGTTGAAACCCAGCTCTTGATCGCCGCCCGGCTGGGATTTCTGAACGAGGATGGGCGCGCCGAAGTCGAACAACAACTCAAGGAGTGCGGGCGCATGCTCGCCGCCTTGATCAAGAGCGTCGATACCAAGAGTCCGGCCTGA
- the groL gene encoding chaperonin GroEL (60 kDa chaperone family; promotes refolding of misfolded polypeptides especially under stressful conditions; forms two stacked rings of heptamers to form a barrel-shaped 14mer; ends can be capped by GroES; misfolded proteins enter the barrel where they are refolded when GroES binds), whose product MSHKQVMFDSDALHEMKQGVDRLANAVKCTMGPAGRNVVIQKSFGSPQVTKDGVSVAREVELHEPFESMGAKMVHQVAKKTNDKAGDGTTTATVLAQAIFTAGLKHIVAGANSVQVQRGVNAAAQAASAAIEGFAVKCKGKDDYRKVATVSANHDASVGELIAEAISKVGAEGVVEVEEGRGNETELEFVEGMQFDKGYMSPYFMTDPKSAECVLEDCLILIHEKKIANLTDLLPLLNKAVSAGKPLLIIAEDMENEALATLVINRLRGSLKIAAVKAPGFGDRRKAMMQDIAILTGGAFFAEDLGRSLESIELSELGKAKKVVITKDDTTIIEGSGKKKDITSRADQIKAQHEASTSEYDREKLMERHAKLTGGVCIIHVGGSSEMEMKQRKDLVEDALAATRAAAKEGYVAGGGVALLRTQDAIEAARKKAKGDEQIGYDIVYDAVESCVKQIAENAGFDGDLVVENVRESKANEGFDAATGEYLDLVKAGIIDAALVPRTALVNAASVAGLMLTTDVLITELKDETEPVVGAVS is encoded by the coding sequence ATGTCCCACAAGCAAGTGATGTTCGATAGCGATGCCCTGCACGAGATGAAGCAGGGTGTCGACCGGTTGGCCAACGCCGTCAAGTGCACGATGGGGCCGGCCGGCCGCAACGTGGTGATCCAGAAGAGCTTTGGCAGCCCGCAGGTGACCAAGGACGGCGTGAGCGTGGCCCGCGAGGTCGAGCTGCACGAGCCGTTCGAGTCGATGGGCGCCAAGATGGTGCACCAGGTCGCCAAGAAGACCAACGACAAGGCCGGCGACGGCACGACCACCGCGACGGTGCTGGCCCAGGCGATCTTTACCGCCGGGCTCAAGCACATCGTTGCTGGTGCGAACTCGGTGCAGGTGCAGCGTGGTGTGAACGCCGCAGCCCAGGCTGCGAGCGCGGCCATTGAGGGCTTCGCCGTCAAGTGCAAGGGCAAGGACGACTACCGCAAGGTGGCGACCGTGTCGGCCAACCACGACGCGTCGGTGGGCGAGCTCATCGCCGAGGCCATCAGCAAGGTGGGGGCCGAGGGCGTGGTCGAGGTCGAGGAAGGCCGCGGCAACGAGACCGAGTTGGAGTTCGTCGAGGGCATGCAGTTCGACAAGGGCTACATGTCTCCGTACTTCATGACCGACCCCAAGAGCGCCGAGTGCGTGCTCGAGGACTGCCTGATCCTCATCCACGAAAAGAAGATCGCCAACCTGACCGACCTGCTGCCGCTGCTGAACAAGGCCGTGTCGGCCGGCAAACCGCTGCTGATCATCGCCGAAGACATGGAGAACGAGGCGCTGGCGACGCTGGTGATCAACCGCCTGCGCGGCTCGCTGAAGATCGCGGCCGTCAAGGCGCCGGGCTTCGGCGATCGTCGCAAGGCGATGATGCAGGACATCGCCATCCTCACCGGCGGCGCGTTCTTCGCCGAGGACCTGGGCCGCAGCCTGGAGTCGATCGAGCTGAGCGAGCTCGGCAAGGCCAAGAAGGTCGTCATCACCAAGGACGACACGACCATCATCGAGGGCTCGGGCAAGAAGAAGGACATTACTTCGCGGGCCGATCAGATCAAGGCCCAGCACGAGGCGTCGACCAGCGAGTACGACCGCGAGAAGCTGATGGAGCGTCACGCCAAGCTGACCGGCGGCGTGTGCATTATCCACGTCGGTGGCTCAAGCGAGATGGAGATGAAGCAGCGCAAGGACCTCGTCGAGGACGCGCTGGCGGCGACCCGGGCGGCGGCCAAGGAGGGCTACGTGGCCGGCGGCGGCGTGGCGCTGCTGCGGACGCAGGACGCCATCGAGGCGGCCCGCAAGAAGGCCAAGGGCGACGAGCAGATCGGCTACGACATCGTTTATGATGCGGTGGAGAGCTGCGTGAAGCAGATCGCCGAGAACGCCGGGTTTGATGGCGACCTGGTCGTCGAAAACGTGCGCGAGAGCAAGGCCAACGAGGGCTTCGACGCGGCGACGGGCGAGTACCTCGATCTGGTGAAGGCCGGCATCATCGATGCAGCGCTGGTGCCCAGGACGGCGCTGGTGAATGCGGCGTCGGTGGCGGGGTTGATGCTGACGACAGATGTGTTGATTACCGAGCTCAAGGATGAGACGGAGCCGGTGGTGGGGGCGGTGTCGTAA
- a CDS encoding GxxExxY protein has translation MGESWRAEGEKDELTREIIGAAIEVHRALGPGLLESAYEACLAAELEDRGIRFQAQVPLPVLFKGRSIEAGYRMDLVVKDRVIVELKAIEKLLLIHEAQLLTYLKLSGLSTGLILNFNTPYLRDGIIRKVLS, from the coding sequence GTGGGGGAGAGCTGGAGGGCCGAGGGCGAGAAGGACGAACTGACGCGGGAGATCATTGGGGCGGCGATCGAGGTCCACAGGGCTCTCGGTCCCGGCTTGCTGGAGTCGGCGTACGAAGCATGCCTTGCCGCCGAGTTGGAAGATCGAGGGATCCGGTTCCAAGCCCAAGTGCCACTGCCTGTGTTGTTCAAGGGACGGAGCATCGAAGCCGGGTACCGGATGGACTTGGTGGTGAAGGACCGGGTGATCGTGGAACTTAAGGCTATCGAGAAGCTCTTGCTGATCCATGAGGCCCAACTCTTGACGTATCTCAAGCTCTCTGGGCTCTCAACAGGTCTCATCTTGAACTTCAATACGCCGTACCTTCGCGACGGCATCATCCGGAAGGTCTTGTCATGA